One part of the Humulus lupulus chromosome 9, drHumLupu1.1, whole genome shotgun sequence genome encodes these proteins:
- the LOC133801455 gene encoding beta-glucuronosyltransferase GlcAT14C, whose amino-acid sequence MKKNQFPHYMDHKWFLLLLLLIVSALFLLILLTSTLNQPQPTYSDHHQNQDRRFYIGLEVFPKLPRFAYLISGTKGDGSRVRRILQAVFHPRNYYVIHLDSEASDDERVELTNYVKSVGVSNVMVVANPNLVTPKGPTMIASTLHAVAILLQRTAHHWDWFINLSASDYPLYSQDDLLHIFSYLPRDLNFLEHTSNIGWKENQRARPIIIDSGLYHSNKSGIFWAKERRSMPASFKLYMGSSWVMLTRPFLEFCVWGWDNLPRTLLMYYTNFLSSTEGYFHTVVCNNKDFQNTTVNHDLHYTRWDNPPKQHPMSLTVEHFNDMVESGAPFARTFAQDDPVLDKIDKELLRRSSNQFTPGGWCLGKSGSYKDPCLVHGRENPNVVKPTLNSKRLEKLLLKLLHPENFRLKQCK is encoded by the exons ATGAAAAAGAACCAGTTTCCTCATTACATGGATCACAAatggtttcttcttcttcttctgctcATTGTCTCTGCACTCTTTCTCCTCATTCTCCTCACTTCCACCCTTAACCAGCCCCAACCCACCTACTCCGACCACCACCAAAACCAAGACCGCCGCTTCTATATTGGTCTGGAGGTCTTTCCCAAGCTGCCCAGATTCGCTTACTTGATATCCGGTACCAAAGGAGACGGTTCACGAGTCAGGAGGATTCTTCAAGCCGTGTTTCACCCCAGAAATTACTATGTCATACATCTCGATTCGGAGGCTTCCGACGACGAGAGAGTTGAGCTCACCAACTATGTCAAATCGGTGGGTGTGAGCAATGTCATGGTTGTGGCCAATCCCAATTTGGTCACCCCCAAAGGCCCCACCATGATTGCTTCTACACTCCACGCCGTTGCCATTTTGCTACAGCGGACTGCCCACCATTGGGATTGGTTTATCAATCTCAGTGCTTCTGATTATCCTCTCTACTCACAAGATG ATCTGTTGCATATTTTCTCATACTTGCCGAGGGACTTGAACTTTTTGGAGCACACCAGTAATATTGGCTGGAAAGA GAACCAGAGGGCAAGACCTATAATTATAGATTCAGGTTTGTACCACTCCAATAAATCTGGTATCTTTTGGGCTAAAGAGAGGAGGTCTATGCCTGCTTCTTTCAAGTTATACATGG GATCTTCATGGGTGATGCTAACAAGACCATTCCTTGAATTCTGTGTTTGGGGATGGGATAACCTTCCCCGGACTCTACTTATGTACTACACGAACTTTCTGTCCTCAACCGAGGGGTACTTCCACACAGTGGTCTGCAACAACAAGGATTTTCAGAACACAACTGTGAACCATGACTTGCATTATACAAGGTGGGACAATCCTCCAAAGCAACATCCGATGTCTCTGACGGTGGAGCATTTCAATGACATGGTCGAAAGTGGTGCACCTTTTGCTCGAACGTTCGCCCAGGATGATCCAGTTCTCGACAAAATAGACAAGGAGCTTTTGAGGAGATCGAGTAACCAGTTTACTCCTGGTGGTTGGTGCTTGGGGAAATCTGGTTCTTATAAAGATCCTTGTTTAGTTCATGGCAGGGAGAACCCAAATGTTGTTAAACCAACTCTAAATTCAAAGAGGCTAGAGAAACTCTTACTCAAACTTCTTCACCCTGAAAATTTCAGGCTTAAGCAatgtaaatga